The genomic window AGAAAAATAAGATCATCCCGATCATGGGTATCAAATCGGGCAGAGACACATTTCATAGCAAGGAGATATTGGGCTTTTGGAGCCCAGACACGCAAATTCGAAAATTCCAAGACAACCTCACGCGGGGGGTCAACATGAAAATACACCTTGGCAGCATCATTGAGCCAGTCTTCATCAAGACCAAATTTTTTGGCAACCCGCTTGCTTGCCTCGCGAATTTCCTTGGTCGGCTCAAAAATTCCATCAATATCCTTGGTTGACCGCCGCGCCTGAAAAACAAGACACATGACAGCACCACCACAAATCCCGACCTCCCCCTTGACCCCTTTTTCTTTGAACTCTTCATTTAAGGCCTTAAAAAGTTTCTTAATGAGAGGAGTTGTCAACATCGTTTTAGACCCTGTCCAAGAAATTCCCCAGGACGAAAATGTTTCTTTTTCTAAAAAAAACCGGACTCTCCACGAGGGCCGATGCCTTGAGGCTTTCTACTCCAGACACAAACCAGGGCTCAGTCAGTGGAACAACCATCTCAATCCAATCAGGCGGAGGGAGTTCGAGCTCTGCACAAAGCGCCTCCACAGTGGAGGCCAGGAGCGCCTTGATTTTTGGAGCTGTTTTTGAGGCAGGCATTTCCTCAATATAGCGCGGGTCACGCTTTTTTCGAAAGGTATCGACAAACTGGGGAATCCATCCTCTCCAGGACTCTTCCCCCTCCTCCAAGATCCACTCGGAGATAATCGCAATCGACTCCGGTGGTTGGTAAAAAAATCTGTTTAAGCATCCTTGAACAGCATGCACGGGATAACCGATCGCCGAAGCCACCTTTTGCAACGTTGAGATTTGAGGATCATGCCGGTCCGACTCCAATAGTTGAACTGACCGAAAAGAGATCCCCGCTTGCCTCGCCAAATTTCTCTGAGAAAGTCCTTTTATATTTCTTAAAAATGTTATTGATTTCATTATGCAAATTATAAACTGACTTAATATAATATGTCAATATAACATTGCGATGCGTAACGAGATACTAGTGTAGTGTCTCCAACACTTCTATACAGTACTGTTTCAGAAACTTCTTTAAACAAGGCGCCCGTGAATGAGCGACCGGAGCGTACTTCGTGGTACGTGAGGATCGCGAGTGAACGGGCAACGCCGTGTAAAGAAGTTTATGAGACAGTACACTAGCGGATCAGGCTACAGCCAGAGCCCTCACCCGCAGAGTCTTCGGTAGAATCATCCGTGCCATCGGTTCCGCTCGTCGTCGCCCCTTTGGTCGTAACGATCGTTGTCGTTGCATCGGTTCCGGCAGATATCGTCTGGCCGGCCGAGGAGCAGGAAAAGGTACCCAGAACAGTCTTCTCCTGAAAACCGCTTTGTGGGGGATCACACGGTTCAATGCTCGACCCTCCCGTAAAGGCACGGCTGATCTTTTCAACCGAGAGCGTATAATCAACCTCTGGAATTAAGCCATGGATGGAAAACCCCCCTTCGGGGGCATCACAGTTCGAATGGTCCCCCGTATAAAGTTGCCCTGAGACAAAACTGGTTGATTCAGCGAGAGGATTGTCGACCCGCCTCGCAACGACATTAACCCCCTGAAGCTCCGTTGTTTGATCTGCCTTGTAAACCGTCCCTTCCAGGGTGCAAAAACTTCGATCGAGATTCGACGACGGATAGAGGGAGGCGAGAGAGACAATATCATCATAGTGGGGAGTGCTCTGTGCCTCCCCGTCAATCAAAATGGGAAACATCGTCGGAATCCCGTCAAGTTCCGAGCCGTCCCCTGAAAGCGCCTTGAGGGCGGAGGAGAGATTCACCTGGGAGTGATCCAATCCAAGAAAATGCCCGATCTCATGAAAAATGACCCCCTTATAAGAATTGAGCGAGACCTCCGGGCTCTGACAATCATCAGTTGCGGAGGCCTCTTCAGGACAGTCAATAAAAATACCATTCAAGACCGCCTGTCCCTCAACGATCACCTGAATTCCATCGACCTCATCAAGGACACGGGGACCGGCAAAACCGAGCACACTCTTTTTTGCTCCCTGTCCCTGTATCAGATCGGTGATCGAGCCGTCCGTGTCAAAAATAACCGGACTCGCCCCCGATTTGGCAGAGCCCAGGACAAAAGGGGGATCTTCGCCGGAACAGCTCTCGGAGGGAGGACAATAGGTAAAGTGATCGTCCACATTAGAGGCGCTAACCGAACCAAGCCCCTCTCCCTCGACCACAGAGAAGTTAGCAACGGAGATGCCGTCAATCGTCACCTCCTGCCAGTCAGAAAAAAGACCGCGCAGGAGATCAAGCGCCTCTTCGTTGGAAAGGCGCCCCAGCCCCCCCTCATCCCCCGTCTCAGGATTATACCGGACCATCTGATCCTTCCAGACAATCGCCCTCCCTGTCTTCTCCGTATCAACCAGGATAGGCCCCGCCCCGTTCAAAAGGGAGGCAAGCAAGAAGAAAAAAAATAGTTTTTTAATCCTCCCCATGAGAAACCCTTCTCCTCAGATCTCTCAAAAGAGACTCCAGGTCGAGATCCCCTATCTCTCTTCTCAAATGAGCGAAGGGGGTCAGAACGACCTTAAGACCGTTTGAATCGGTCTGAATAACAAAACGCCCCTGTCCCAATCCAATCGCCGACGTAAAACCGTATTCGCTTTCGGGATATAAAAAGAGAAGGGCCTCTTCCCCCTCCTGACACCCCCCCTTCTGGCCTGCCCCGAATTGCTTGATCAGGACACTCTCTCCTTCTGCCACACCCCGAACAGGGTGGGTCACCTGAAACCGACACCAAAGGGAGGGGAAACCTCTCTGGTCAAGCTCTGGCGACGCCTCCAGGCATCTACCAACAAAAATCTTGTCCGACTGTTTAATAAGATTATCAAGGTTGAGAGGGATCGCTATCCCCCCAAAAACGGCGGAGGCCCACAATAATAGAATTATAACCCCCCGAAACATGGGGAGGATTTTACCGCTATTTGATAGAACTTTCACCTTGAAAAACATCGCCCCTCCAGTATGAGATGGAACCATGAACAGGCGATGGCTCTATCTATTTATAGTGCCTTTTTTTCTCCTTATTCTCTTTGCTGTTGCTAGGAAAATTCCGGCCCCTGCCGATTCAGAAATCTCCCAGGTGGACGCCCCGATCTTGGGGCGAACCCTTCACCATATTGAACGAAATTATGTCGATCACGACCTCATCAGCCCGCTCAAACTGCTCGACAGCGCCTTAAAAGAGCTTGAAATCACAATTTCCCCGTTTCTAGCACGTGTCGAAGAGAGTGGAATTTTTCTCAAATACGCCAACAAAAGCGGCAAGATTCCAGTCCCCTCCCCACTTTCCATGGACGATCTCCATCTCCTGCTTCGGAAAACCTTGGGCTTTCTGAATGTCAACTACAAGGGGCAGTTAACACTGAAGGAGATTGAATATGCCGCCGCCCGGGGGCTCACCAATGGACTCGACGTCCACTCCACCTTCCTTCCCCCAAAGATGTATCAGGAATTCAGAATCAGCACGAAGGGAAGGTTTGGCGGATTGGGGATCGTTATCGGTATTCGGGAAGGGCATCTGACCGTCATTTCCCCCCTCGAGGATACTCCCGCCTGGAAGGGCGGCATTCAGGCCTCCGACAGGATTATCCAGATCAACGAAGAGCCAACAATCAACATGTCACTGACCGAAGCGGTTGAGAAATTGCGGGGACCGATCGGAAGCAAGGTGACCATCCTTGTGGAACGGACCGGGCAGGCGACCCCACAAAAGTTTACGCTGAAAAGAGACCTGATCGAAATCCATTCAGTCGCCGGCCGCTTTATCAAGGAGGGGGATGTTGGGCTGATGAAGATAAAAAATTTTCAGGAAGATACGGTCCCCTCTTTTGAGCGCCTGCTTCACAAAATGCAAAAGGAAAACCCGACAATGAAGGGACTCATCCTCGACCTGCGCAACAACCCGGGAGGCCTTTTGGATCAGGCCGTTGAGCTTGCGGACCGTTTTCTCTCCCACGGAACTATCGTCAAGACCGTGGGGCCTGAGATCAGTGAGAATGAAGAGGCTGAGGAAGGGGATATGGCCGAAAAGATTCCCTTGGTGGTCCTGGTCAATGAAGGCAGTGCCTCCGCCTCCGAGATTATC from Deltaproteobacteria bacterium includes these protein-coding regions:
- a CDS encoding helix-turn-helix domain-containing protein, translated to MKSITFLRNIKGLSQRNLARQAGISFRSVQLLESDRHDPQISTLQKVASAIGYPVHAVQGCLNRFFYQPPESIAIISEWILEEGEESWRGWIPQFVDTFRKKRDPRYIEEMPASKTAPKIKALLASTVEALCAELELPPPDWIEMVVPLTEPWFVSGVESLKASALVESPVFFRKRNIFVLGNFLDRV